In [Clostridium] cellulosi, one genomic interval encodes:
- a CDS encoding hypothetical protein (Family membership), translated as MFSILPPTAKRVEYNTSDCDNEKIRRETIENISDYIESGKVIQNRLNQLDREWDVERFIETNAAIIIFISTLFGAKRSKYWLIVSIFVSVFLLQHALQGWCPLLPLLRKMGVRTENEIFNEKTALKIHRGDFSLAFADPESLLSVSER; from the coding sequence ATGTTTTCAATATTACCCCCTACGGCAAAGAGGGTTGAGTATAATACAAGTGATTGTGACAATGAAAAAATAAGGCGTGAGACTATTGAAAATATAAGCGATTATATTGAATCCGGTAAAGTTATTCAGAACAGACTGAATCAACTTGACAGGGAATGGGACGTTGAGCGGTTTATAGAGACAAATGCCGCAATAATTATTTTCATCAGCACTTTGTTTGGCGCAAAACGGAGCAAATACTGGCTTATAGTATCTATATTCGTCAGCGTCTTTTTGCTTCAGCATGCTCTTCAGGGGTGGTGTCCGCTGCTGCCATTGCTCAGGAAGATGGGAGTCAGGACGGAAAATGAAATCTTCAATGAAAAAACAGCATTAAAGATTCACAGAGGCGATTTTTCATTGGCATTTGCAGACCCTGAAAGTTTGTTAAGTGTGTCAGAGAGATGA
- a CDS encoding hypothetical protein (Family membership), producing the protein MAKCDLCGKELAFGIKVSHSHRRSNRTWKPNVRRVKAIIDGSPRHIHVCTRCLRSNKVQRAV; encoded by the coding sequence ATGGCAAAATGTGATCTCTGTGGGAAGGAATTGGCCTTTGGGATAAAGGTTTCCCATTCGCACAGGCGTTCAAACAGGACATGGAAGCCCAATGTTAGGCGTGTTAAGGCTATAATTGACGGTTCTCCTCGTCATATTCATGTATGTACGCGGTGCCTTCGCTCAAATAAGGTTCAGCGCGCAGTATAA
- the hprK gene encoding HPr kinase/phosphorylase (High confidence in function and specificity), with protein sequence MEHKFTVALSKIIKEFSLESIYMPDNPDNILISSIDVNRPGLQLGGFFDYFDNERIQIIGLTEISFLKRFVEEKRRNAIDKLLSRRPPALVICRNLELFPEIVELAQKYKVPVLRTSESTSGFMSGLISFLNVELAPRVTRHGVLVEVYGEGILLLGESGVGKSETAIELVKRGHRLIADDAVEIRRVSSRTLVGSSPENIRHFVELRGVGIINARRIFGMGAVKMTEKVDMVIHLEVWDSNKIYDRLGEENEQTKILGITVPSLTIPVKPGRNLAIIIEVAAMNNRQKKMGYNAAQELLQKLGMTDDIKTQTINKELDWDIY encoded by the coding sequence ATGGAACACAAATTTACTGTTGCATTGTCAAAGATTATCAAAGAGTTTTCCCTTGAAAGCATATATATGCCGGATAATCCTGATAATATTTTAATATCAAGCATAGATGTAAACCGTCCTGGCCTTCAGCTTGGTGGCTTTTTCGATTACTTTGACAACGAGCGCATACAGATAATAGGGCTCACAGAAATCTCTTTCTTAAAACGATTTGTTGAGGAAAAGCGCCGCAATGCAATTGATAAGCTACTTTCAAGGCGTCCGCCGGCACTTGTGATTTGCCGTAATCTTGAATTGTTTCCGGAAATTGTAGAACTCGCCCAAAAATATAAGGTTCCTGTCCTAAGAACCAGCGAATCAACATCAGGGTTTATGTCGGGGCTTATCTCGTTCCTTAACGTTGAGCTCGCTCCACGCGTCACAAGACATGGTGTCCTTGTCGAAGTTTACGGAGAAGGCATTTTGCTGCTTGGTGAAAGCGGAGTCGGTAAAAGTGAAACCGCAATTGAACTGGTAAAGAGAGGCCACAGACTTATTGCTGACGATGCTGTGGAAATAAGGCGTGTCAGCTCAAGGACTCTCGTCGGTTCATCCCCAGAAAATATACGGCATTTCGTGGAACTTCGCGGTGTAGGCATAATAAACGCAAGGCGCATTTTTGGTATGGGTGCCGTAAAAATGACTGAAAAGGTGGATATGGTAATTCACCTTGAAGTTTGGGACAGCAATAAGATATATGACAGACTCGGGGAGGAAAACGAACAGACAAAAATACTGGGTATTACTGTGCCTTCGTTGACAATTCCCGTGAAGCCAGGACGTAACCTTGCTATTATAATTGAGGTTGCGGCCATGAATAACAGACAGAAAAAAATGGGTTACAATGCTGCACAAGAACTGCTGCAGAAACTTGGTATGACAGATGATATAAAAACTCAGACGATTAATAAAGAATTAGATTGGGATATATACTAA
- a CDS encoding ROK family protein (High confidence in function and specificity) → MYYIGIDLGGTNIAAGIVDEDMNIVLKDSIPTKLPRSADLIIDDMAYLTKELLKKASISMDQVKWIGIGTPGTANFDTGIIEYSNNLRFNNVPMVKMMEERLGKKVFVENDANAAAYGEFKAGAAKGANSAVAITLGTGIGGGVIINKRILHGFNFAGGELGHTVIEVDGRECTCGRRGCWEAYASATGLINLTKESMKEHKDSIMWEIAGGSLDNVNGKTAFDAMRKNDEAGRQVVDLYIKYLGCGLINMINIFQPEVLCIGGGICKEGDNLIKPLEKIIEKERYNKNAEKQTKICVAKLGNDAGIIGAAFVGELYNAQ, encoded by the coding sequence ATGTACTATATAGGAATTGACCTTGGCGGGACAAATATTGCAGCGGGTATAGTCGACGAAGACATGAATATCGTCCTAAAAGATAGCATTCCGACAAAACTTCCGAGAAGTGCGGATTTGATTATAGACGATATGGCATACCTAACCAAGGAACTTCTAAAAAAAGCTTCTATATCAATGGACCAGGTCAAATGGATTGGTATTGGGACTCCCGGGACCGCAAACTTTGACACTGGCATTATAGAGTATTCGAATAATTTGCGTTTTAATAATGTTCCCATGGTCAAGATGATGGAAGAAAGACTTGGGAAAAAGGTTTTCGTTGAAAATGATGCAAATGCTGCTGCCTATGGTGAGTTTAAAGCGGGCGCTGCGAAAGGTGCTAATTCCGCTGTGGCAATAACATTAGGTACCGGAATCGGCGGCGGAGTAATTATTAATAAGCGCATACTGCATGGCTTTAACTTTGCCGGCGGTGAACTTGGCCATACAGTTATTGAAGTCGATGGGCGCGAATGTACATGCGGAAGGCGTGGCTGCTGGGAAGCATATGCTTCTGCAACCGGCCTTATAAATCTCACTAAAGAATCAATGAAAGAACATAAGGACAGCATAATGTGGGAGATTGCAGGCGGCAGCCTTGACAACGTAAACGGAAAAACAGCTTTTGATGCGATGAGAAAAAACGATGAGGCCGGACGGCAGGTAGTCGATTTGTACATAAAATATCTTGGCTGTGGACTTATCAATATGATAAACATATTCCAGCCTGAGGTTTTATGTATTGGCGGAGGAATCTGCAAAGAAGGCGACAATTTGATTAAGCCGCTTGAAAAGATTATAGAAAAAGAACGCTACAACAAAAATGCAGAGAAACAGACAAAGATTTGTGTAGCTAAGCTTGGAAATGACGCCGGTATAATTGGCGCGGCGTTTGTAGGTGAACTCTATAACGCGCAATAA
- the murB gene encoding UDP-N-acetylenolpyruvoylglucosamine reductase (High confidence in function and specificity), whose translation MTPIEQLKNMALSFGAEVLENEPMSRHTTFKIGGPADLFITASGENTIKEIAQFCNENDIPLFVIGNGSNLLVSDKGIRGVVLRLGRGKIICDGEKIICSAGVPLRSLCETAKDNCLTGLEFAYGIPGSVGGAVYMNAGAYGGEMKDVVTASTHIQNGKIGKFENTELDFGYRKSAYTGKDYIILSAEFKLSRGDKKEIEAKMSELMNRRRTKQPLEYPSAGSVFKRPVGYYAGTLIESCGLKGYRVGGAVVSEKHAGFIVNTGGATCEDVLKLIEEIQNEVLKKAGVMLECEIKTVGEK comes from the coding sequence ATGACGCCTATTGAACAGCTTAAAAATATGGCGCTTTCGTTTGGCGCCGAGGTATTGGAAAATGAGCCGATGAGCAGGCATACCACATTTAAAATAGGCGGTCCGGCAGATTTATTTATCACAGCTTCAGGGGAAAATACAATTAAGGAGATAGCACAATTCTGCAATGAGAATGATATTCCATTGTTTGTTATCGGCAATGGAAGCAATCTTCTTGTATCTGATAAAGGGATACGTGGCGTCGTTCTCAGACTCGGCAGAGGAAAAATTATATGTGACGGAGAGAAAATAATATGTTCTGCGGGTGTGCCGCTGCGCAGTCTTTGTGAGACAGCAAAAGACAACTGTCTTACAGGACTCGAATTTGCATATGGCATTCCAGGTAGCGTCGGAGGCGCTGTTTACATGAATGCAGGTGCCTACGGCGGTGAGATGAAAGACGTTGTAACAGCATCCACGCATATTCAAAACGGAAAGATCGGAAAATTTGAAAATACAGAACTGGATTTCGGATATCGCAAGAGCGCTTATACCGGAAAAGACTATATAATCTTGAGCGCAGAATTTAAGCTCAGCCGCGGTGACAAAAAAGAAATTGAGGCAAAAATGAGCGAGCTTATGAACCGGCGCAGAACAAAGCAACCGCTTGAATATCCCAGTGCAGGCAGTGTTTTTAAAAGGCCTGTTGGATATTATGCCGGGACGCTTATTGAAAGCTGCGGGTTGAAAGGGTACCGCGTAGGCGGCGCAGTAGTAAGCGAAAAACATGCAGGATTTATAGTAAACACCGGTGGAGCGACATGCGAAGACGTATTGAAACTAATAGAAGAGATTCAGAATGAGGTGTTAAAAAAGGCCGGCGTGATGCTTGAATGTGAAATCAAAACAGTTGGCGAGAAGTAA
- a CDS encoding UPF0042 nucleotide-binding protein (High confidence in function and specificity): MAFVIVTGVSGAGKTRAVNALEDIGFYCVDNMPPALIPKFAELCVNTQGKIKNIAIVTDVRGGALFNSLFDGLEELKKQGCEYKIMFIDADNSVIIRRFKETRRKHPLSEAGMSIEEALEQERELLRPARERADYIIDTTNLSPAQLKQRITVLFMGDKRTGLIVNCMSFGFKYGIPPEGDLIFDVRCFPNPFYIESLKRLTGLDEPVRDYVFASEKTRGFVAKLFDMIDYLLPLYAEEGKSQLVVGIGCTGGKHRSVAIAEALYKHLLEKDIRAAVNHRDIQKP, encoded by the coding sequence ATGGCTTTTGTCATTGTCACAGGTGTTTCTGGTGCCGGTAAGACGAGGGCTGTAAACGCACTTGAAGATATAGGATTTTATTGTGTGGATAATATGCCGCCGGCATTAATCCCGAAATTTGCGGAACTTTGCGTAAATACACAGGGAAAGATAAAGAATATTGCAATTGTTACCGATGTTCGCGGAGGAGCACTTTTTAACAGCCTTTTTGACGGCCTTGAAGAGCTGAAAAAGCAAGGCTGTGAATATAAAATAATGTTTATCGACGCTGACAATTCAGTTATAATTCGGCGTTTTAAAGAGACCAGGCGAAAACATCCACTTTCGGAAGCGGGAATGTCAATCGAAGAGGCGCTCGAACAGGAAAGGGAACTACTGCGCCCAGCCCGTGAAAGGGCAGACTATATCATAGATACGACAAACCTGTCGCCTGCACAATTAAAGCAGCGCATAACGGTTTTGTTTATGGGTGATAAGAGGACCGGGCTTATCGTAAACTGCATGTCCTTTGGATTTAAGTATGGAATTCCGCCGGAAGGCGATCTGATTTTTGACGTACGGTGTTTTCCAAATCCGTTTTATATTGAAAGTTTAAAAAGGCTGACGGGGCTCGACGAGCCTGTGCGTGATTATGTGTTTGCATCAGAGAAGACGCGTGGGTTTGTGGCAAAGCTTTTCGATATGATTGATTACTTGCTACCGTTGTACGCGGAAGAAGGCAAGAGTCAGCTTGTGGTTGGAATAGGTTGCACAGGCGGAAAACACAGGTCGGTTGCTATAGCTGAAGCGTTATATAAACATTTACTTGAAAAGGATATAAGAGCGGCAGTAAATCATAGGGATATACAGAAGCCGTAG
- a CDS encoding hypothetical protein (High confidence in function and specificity), with the protein MTFAYKVKSELCAVEMNEKCCKKAEAYGFLLFGRHFSKYGITVLTEHPDVANTMSKLLSDMFGIKLRQKTSKRSDGRIADCISVENEKDIDRLFDEFGHSEKNVTLRINRSNIENECCNSAFLRGVFLSCGSIVDPGKDYHLEFVSPHIRLGKDLSDYLSELDFEPKTIVRKGNLVVYLKDSEQIEDILTMMGAVRCSLELMNIKVYKDLRNKVNRVTNCETANIGKTVEASARQIEAIKKLMSAKDSNSIPPELREIAKIRIENPDASLSVLAKISGISRSGVNHRLQRIIKLANQIK; encoded by the coding sequence TTGACTTTCGCGTACAAAGTTAAATCAGAGCTATGTGCGGTCGAGATGAACGAAAAATGCTGCAAAAAAGCTGAAGCATATGGTTTTTTACTTTTCGGCCGACATTTTTCGAAATACGGTATCACAGTTCTAACAGAACATCCTGATGTTGCTAATACAATGTCAAAACTGCTTTCGGACATGTTCGGGATAAAACTGCGTCAAAAAACCTCAAAACGCAGTGACGGCCGAATTGCTGACTGCATATCAGTTGAAAATGAAAAAGATATAGACAGACTGTTTGATGAGTTCGGCCATTCCGAGAAAAACGTAACGCTCAGAATAAACCGCTCAAATATTGAAAATGAGTGCTGCAATTCAGCTTTTTTGCGGGGTGTATTCCTTTCTTGCGGGTCTATCGTTGACCCGGGCAAGGATTATCACCTTGAGTTTGTTTCGCCTCATATACGTCTTGGAAAAGACCTTTCGGATTATTTGTCAGAACTTGATTTTGAACCAAAGACTATTGTCCGCAAAGGTAATCTTGTCGTTTACTTGAAGGACAGCGAACAGATTGAAGATATTCTGACAATGATGGGAGCAGTTCGCTGCTCTCTGGAGCTTATGAATATAAAGGTCTATAAAGATTTACGCAATAAGGTAAATCGTGTGACTAACTGTGAGACTGCAAACATCGGCAAAACGGTTGAAGCGTCCGCGCGTCAAATAGAAGCTATAAAAAAGCTTATGTCGGCAAAAGACAGCAATAGTATTCCGCCTGAACTTCGTGAAATAGCCAAAATCCGCATTGAAAATCCTGATGCGTCCCTCAGTGTGCTCGCAAAGATTTCAGGTATAAGCCGCTCTGGTGTTAATCACAGGCTTCAGCGCATCATTAAACTGGCGAATCAGATTAAGTAG
- the dnaE gene encoding DNA polymerase III subunit alpha (High confidence in function and specificity) encodes MQDFVHLHLHSEYSLLDGACRINGIISRAKELGQKSVAITDHGVMYAAIDFYKLAKKEGIKPIIGCEVYTAARTRHDRMYHPDSEHGHLVLLCKDMEGYHNLVKLVSTAWIDGFYGKPRVDWELLTKYNKGLIALSACLSGEIPRLLLANDYEGAKQKALAYNSLFGEGNYYLELQDHGIPEQKAINPQIVRISRETGIPLVATNDVHYLKKEDAYLQRVLLCIQTNKTVDDPNGVGFPTEEFYMKSGDEMASLFPEYPEAIENTVKIAEKCNIEFTFGKTILPHFEVPGNQSHYEYFRNMCIKGLKEKYGENPDEKIVKRLEYELETINRMGYVDYYLIVQDFVRYAKSVGIPVGPGRGSGAGSLCAYCIGITGIDPIKYNLLFERFLNPERVSMPDFDIDFCYVRRQEVINYVVRKYGSDHVSQIITFGTMAARAAIRDVGRVMNFSYAETDKVAKLIPSELNITIDKALSMSPELKSLYDSDERIRKLIDVARGLEGMPRHASMHAAGVVITRDPVDTYVPLQKNDESIVTQYTMTNLEELGLLKMDFLGLRNLTVIRYAEDMIKEKYQPDFSIDKIPLDDKEVFEMLSLGKTEGVFQFESAGMKQVLVSLKPESIEDLIAVISLYRPGPMESIPRYIENRHHPEKITYKHPLLKDILEVTYGCIVYQEQVMEIVRKLAGYSYGRADLVRRAMAKKKTDVMQKERENFIYGKRREDGSFECVGAIRNGVSEEIANAIFDEMASFASYAFNKSHAAAYAIVAYQTAYLKCHYPKEYMAALLTSILDNTDKVSEYIGECQKLGIGILPPDINESGEGFTVSGNNIRFGLLAVKNLGRGFIKSLLDERKTNGKFTSFRDFCSRMIGQDMNKRTLESLIKCGAFDSFGYKRRQLLLASSKIISQLEEQEKINLSGQVSFFADNNINSEEIPDADEFPRRELLNQEKEVIGFYLTGHPLAEYKEFINRAGIPHIREVLSDNQRFKDGSKVQLIGIISAKQLKTTKTDSTMAFITLDDGSGQIECLVFPKTLETFRNLIAVDEIVVISGRISIREEEAPKILCDSVTKPDLQNLGTAPEKQNSKNKKAGLYISVPAFECEEYTRAIRVIEVFDGDFPLYVYCRDKKKLLRAPRKLWVSMNDVLLNELKNILGSSYVQVVN; translated from the coding sequence ATGCAGGATTTTGTGCACCTTCATTTGCACAGTGAATATAGTCTTCTTGATGGAGCCTGCCGCATTAACGGTATAATCAGTAGAGCTAAGGAACTTGGTCAAAAGTCTGTAGCGATAACAGATCATGGCGTCATGTATGCCGCTATTGATTTTTATAAGCTGGCAAAAAAAGAGGGCATAAAACCAATTATCGGCTGCGAGGTATATACTGCCGCACGTACAAGGCATGACAGGATGTATCACCCCGATTCTGAGCACGGACACCTTGTTTTGCTCTGCAAAGACATGGAGGGCTATCATAATCTTGTAAAACTTGTTTCTACGGCATGGATAGACGGTTTTTACGGCAAGCCGCGCGTAGACTGGGAGCTGTTGACGAAGTATAATAAGGGACTTATTGCACTTTCTGCGTGCCTGTCTGGAGAAATTCCACGACTTTTGCTTGCCAACGATTATGAAGGTGCAAAGCAAAAAGCACTTGCTTACAATAGTCTGTTCGGAGAGGGAAATTATTATCTTGAACTCCAAGATCATGGCATTCCTGAGCAAAAAGCCATAAATCCTCAGATTGTAAGGATTTCACGCGAGACAGGCATACCGCTTGTTGCAACAAACGATGTCCACTATCTAAAAAAAGAGGACGCATACCTTCAGCGCGTGCTTTTATGTATACAAACAAATAAAACTGTCGATGATCCTAACGGTGTTGGTTTCCCGACCGAAGAATTTTACATGAAATCCGGGGACGAGATGGCCTCGCTTTTTCCGGAATATCCTGAGGCGATAGAAAATACGGTAAAGATTGCAGAAAAATGCAATATTGAGTTCACGTTCGGAAAAACGATCTTGCCGCATTTTGAGGTACCGGGCAATCAGAGCCATTATGAATACTTCCGGAATATGTGCATAAAGGGCCTTAAAGAGAAATATGGCGAGAATCCGGATGAAAAGATTGTTAAACGATTGGAGTATGAGCTTGAGACCATAAACCGCATGGGATATGTAGATTACTATCTCATTGTGCAGGATTTTGTTCGGTATGCTAAAAGCGTGGGAATACCTGTCGGGCCTGGCAGAGGTTCAGGCGCGGGTAGCCTTTGCGCTTACTGTATTGGGATTACAGGTATCGACCCGATAAAATACAATTTGCTTTTTGAGCGCTTCCTGAATCCGGAACGCGTCAGCATGCCTGACTTTGATATAGATTTCTGTTATGTCCGCAGGCAGGAAGTAATAAATTATGTTGTAAGAAAATACGGAAGCGACCATGTTTCGCAGATAATTACGTTTGGAACTATGGCAGCAAGGGCTGCCATAAGGGACGTCGGGCGCGTCATGAATTTTTCATATGCAGAAACAGATAAGGTCGCAAAACTCATTCCGTCCGAACTTAACATTACAATAGATAAGGCACTTTCGATGTCGCCGGAATTAAAGTCATTGTATGACAGCGACGAGCGGATAAGGAAACTCATAGATGTTGCACGTGGACTTGAAGGCATGCCGAGGCATGCCTCTATGCACGCTGCGGGCGTAGTTATTACAAGAGACCCGGTTGATACATATGTTCCGCTTCAAAAGAACGATGAATCAATCGTTACGCAGTACACGATGACCAATCTTGAAGAGCTTGGCCTACTAAAAATGGATTTCTTGGGTCTGCGCAACCTGACTGTAATACGCTACGCCGAGGATATGATAAAAGAGAAGTATCAGCCGGATTTCAGCATTGACAAAATTCCTCTTGATGACAAAGAAGTATTCGAAATGCTTTCGCTTGGCAAAACCGAAGGTGTCTTTCAGTTTGAATCAGCCGGCATGAAACAGGTGCTTGTCAGCTTAAAACCTGAGAGCATTGAAGACCTTATTGCCGTTATCTCGCTTTATCGCCCGGGGCCGATGGAATCCATTCCGCGGTATATCGAAAACCGGCATCACCCCGAAAAAATCACATACAAACATCCGCTGTTAAAAGATATACTCGAAGTCACATATGGCTGCATCGTCTATCAGGAACAGGTTATGGAAATCGTCAGAAAACTTGCCGGTTATTCATATGGCAGGGCTGACCTTGTTCGCCGCGCAATGGCGAAAAAGAAGACTGACGTAATGCAGAAAGAACGGGAGAATTTTATCTACGGAAAACGGCGTGAAGACGGCAGTTTTGAATGTGTAGGCGCTATCAGAAACGGCGTCAGTGAAGAGATAGCCAATGCGATTTTTGATGAAATGGCCTCCTTTGCTTCGTACGCATTCAATAAGTCCCATGCTGCAGCATATGCTATTGTGGCTTATCAAACAGCCTATCTAAAATGCCATTATCCTAAAGAATATATGGCTGCCCTCTTGACGAGCATTCTTGACAACACAGACAAGGTTTCAGAATATATCGGAGAATGTCAAAAGCTCGGCATTGGAATACTCCCACCGGATATAAATGAGAGTGGGGAAGGCTTTACAGTAAGCGGCAATAACATACGTTTTGGACTGCTTGCAGTTAAGAACTTAGGGCGCGGATTTATTAAGTCACTGCTTGACGAAAGAAAGACAAACGGAAAATTTACTTCCTTCCGAGATTTCTGTTCCAGAATGATAGGGCAGGATATGAATAAGCGTACCCTTGAAAGCCTGATTAAATGCGGAGCATTTGATAGTTTCGGGTATAAAAGAAGGCAACTGTTGCTTGCTTCCAGTAAGATAATCTCCCAGCTTGAAGAACAGGAAAAGATCAATCTTTCTGGACAAGTAAGTTTCTTTGCCGATAATAATATTAATTCCGAGGAAATACCGGACGCGGATGAATTCCCACGCCGCGAACTCTTAAATCAAGAAAAAGAAGTAATCGGATTTTACCTCACAGGACATCCTCTTGCTGAATATAAAGAGTTTATAAATCGTGCCGGAATACCGCATATCAGGGAAGTATTAAGCGACAACCAACGCTTTAAAGACGGCTCAAAAGTTCAACTGATAGGTATAATTTCAGCCAAACAATTGAAGACTACAAAAACAGATAGTACAATGGCCTTTATAACACTCGACGATGGAAGCGGACAGATAGAATGTCTGGTATTTCCTAAAACACTTGAAACATTCAGAAACTTAATAGCTGTTGATGAGATTGTAGTTATTTCCGGACGCATTAGTATCCGGGAAGAGGAAGCACCGAAAATTTTATGTGACTCTGTGACAAAGCCTGATTTACAGAATTTAGGGACTGCTCCAGAGAAGCAAAACAGTAAAAATAAAAAAGCCGGGCTTTATATAAGTGTGCCGGCTTTTGAATGTGAAGAGTATACCAGAGCTATAAGGGTAATTGAAGTGTTTGACGGCGATTTCCCGCTCTATGTTTACTGCCGTGACAAAAAGAAATTATTACGTGCTCCGAGAAAACTTTGGGTTTCAATGAATGATGTCCTTTTGAATGAATTAAAAAATATTTTAGGCAGCTCCTACGTCCAAGTAGTAAATTAA
- the pfkA gene encoding 6-phosphofructokinase (High confidence in function and specificity) produces the protein MNKVKTIGVLTSGGDSPGMNAAIRAVVRTGIAKGMRVIGIRRGYNGLINGDMIEMNLRSVSDIIHRGGTVLYTARSPEFKTEEGLQKAVSVCKEMGIEGIAVIGGDGSFRGASDLSERGIPCVGIPGTIDNDVSSSESTIGFDTAINTVMQMVDKLRDTTESHDRCSVVEVMGRHAGYIALHAGIAVGATCILVPEVKVDIEKEVIPKLQRIHRTGKKHFIIIVAEGIGRVDEIAKLIEEKTGIESRPTILGHVQRGGSPTVQDRLMASEMGYYAVELLSKGIGNRVIAVKDNKIVDYDIHEALKMKKPFETKLYEIAHTISI, from the coding sequence ATGAATAAAGTTAAGACAATCGGCGTTTTAACAAGTGGCGGCGATTCGCCTGGTATGAACGCGGCAATTAGGGCAGTCGTAAGAACAGGTATAGCAAAAGGCATGCGTGTTATCGGTATCCGCCGTGGTTATAATGGACTTATTAACGGCGATATGATAGAAATGAACCTTCGGAGTGTATCAGATATTATTCATCGCGGAGGAACTGTACTTTATACGGCCCGCAGCCCCGAATTCAAAACCGAGGAAGGATTGCAGAAAGCAGTTTCTGTCTGCAAAGAGATGGGTATTGAGGGTATAGCCGTCATCGGCGGTGACGGTTCATTTAGAGGTGCTTCGGATTTGTCGGAACGTGGCATACCTTGCGTTGGTATTCCGGGTACAATAGATAATGATGTTTCCTCAAGCGAAAGCACTATTGGTTTTGATACCGCCATTAACACAGTTATGCAAATGGTAGACAAACTGCGCGATACAACTGAGTCACATGACCGTTGCAGTGTTGTTGAAGTTATGGGTAGGCATGCTGGTTACATTGCTCTTCACGCTGGTATTGCTGTTGGTGCCACTTGTATTCTTGTACCTGAAGTAAAAGTTGACATAGAGAAAGAAGTTATACCTAAACTGCAAAGAATCCATAGGACCGGCAAAAAGCATTTCATTATAATTGTTGCAGAGGGTATCGGAAGAGTCGATGAAATTGCAAAACTCATTGAAGAAAAGACCGGTATTGAATCAAGGCCGACAATTCTTGGCCATGTCCAGCGCGGTGGTTCACCAACGGTACAGGATCGCTTAATGGCTTCTGAAATGGGTTATTATGCGGTTGAATTGCTTTCAAAAGGTATAGGTAACAGGGTTATCGCGGTTAAAGATAATAAGATCGTCGATTATGATATACATGAAGCTCTTAAAATGAAAAAGCCCTTTGAGACCAAACTTTACGAGATTGCCCATACAATTAGCATCTAA